Proteins from a single region of Aureibacter tunicatorum:
- the nqrF gene encoding NADH:ubiquinone reductase (Na(+)-transporting) subunit F, with protein MTSIIITAIVAFTLIILMLVVILLFAQSKLVQSGDVKITINGEKEIVTAAGSTLLNTLSAQKIFLPSACGGGGTCAMCKCQVLDGGGDVLPTEEGHLSRTEQKEKVRLSCQVKVKNDMDIQIPEEVFGIKKWECEVVSNYNVSTFIKEFVVKLPEGETMDFEAGGYIQIDVPEITVNFKDMDITPKPELNHPSDVYQSDWDNFGMWDLVMKNDEPIYRAYSMANHPAEGSIVMLTIRIATPPWDRTSNRFMDVNPGICSSYVFSRKPGDKVMVSGPYGEFSINPTEREMVYIGGGAGMAPLRAQIFHLFHTEKTGRRVQYWYGGRSKKELFYVDHFRKIEDEFPNFQFNIALSEPLPEDNWKIKKQLSDKDGDGYTGFIHQALYDNYLKDHEELDEVEFYLCGPPMMNAAVLKMLDDLGVPPENIRFDDFGG; from the coding sequence ATGACTTCAATTATTATCACTGCGATAGTAGCGTTTACGTTGATTATCCTTATGCTAGTAGTGATCTTGTTGTTTGCTCAATCCAAGTTGGTGCAATCAGGAGATGTTAAGATCACTATCAATGGCGAAAAAGAAATCGTCACAGCAGCAGGGTCAACGCTACTAAACACACTATCTGCGCAAAAGATATTCTTGCCGTCCGCTTGTGGTGGTGGAGGTACTTGCGCGATGTGTAAATGCCAAGTTCTTGATGGTGGCGGAGATGTGTTGCCTACTGAAGAGGGACACTTGAGCCGTACTGAACAAAAAGAGAAAGTGCGTCTTTCATGTCAGGTCAAAGTTAAGAATGACATGGATATTCAGATTCCTGAGGAGGTGTTTGGTATCAAGAAGTGGGAATGCGAAGTTGTTTCTAACTATAACGTTTCTACATTTATCAAAGAGTTCGTAGTGAAGCTTCCTGAAGGGGAGACGATGGATTTCGAAGCTGGTGGATACATCCAGATTGACGTGCCGGAGATCACTGTTAACTTTAAGGATATGGATATCACTCCTAAGCCAGAGTTGAATCACCCTTCTGACGTTTACCAGTCGGATTGGGACAACTTCGGTATGTGGGATCTAGTGATGAAAAATGACGAGCCTATCTATAGAGCATACTCTATGGCGAATCACCCTGCTGAAGGTAGCATCGTAATGTTGACTATTCGTATCGCGACTCCGCCATGGGATAGAACTAGCAATAGATTCATGGATGTTAATCCAGGTATTTGTTCTTCATATGTATTCTCTAGAAAGCCGGGAGATAAAGTAATGGTTTCAGGACCTTACGGAGAATTCTCTATCAACCCGACAGAAAGAGAAATGGTTTATATCGGTGGTGGTGCAGGTATGGCTCCATTGAGAGCGCAAATCTTCCACTTGTTCCATACGGAAAAAACAGGACGTAGAGTGCAGTATTGGTATGGTGGTCGTTCGAAGAAGGAATTGTTCTATGTTGACCACTTCCGTAAGATCGAAGATGAATTTCCTAATTTCCAATTCAACATCGCTCTTTCTGAGCCTCTTCCTGAAGACAACTGGAAAATTAAGAAGCAGTTAAGCGACAAAGACGGTGACGGTTATACAGGTTTCATTCACCAAGCGCTTTATGATAACTATTTGAAGGATCACGAAGAGCTTGACGAAGTTGAGTTTTATCTATGTGGACCTCCAATGATGAATGCCGCTGTATTGAAGATGTTGGATGATCTAGGTGTGCCACCAGAAAATATCAGATTTGACGACTTCGGAGGTTAA
- the accD gene encoding acetyl-CoA carboxylase, carboxyltransferase subunit beta — MAWFNRKDKGIQTPTSDKKDLPEGLWYKSPSGKILHTRELQQNAYVCPDDNYHVRIGSKEYFEILFDNDEFEELDAEMSSANPLEFQDTKPYPKRIEASQKKTGLKDAVRTGVGKVNGHDLVVSCMDFSFIGGSMGSVVGEKIARGIEYSLKNNIPFMMISKSGGARMMEAGLSLMQMAKTSAKLAQLSEAKIPYISLMTDPTTGGVTASYAMLGDFNIAEPNALIGFAGPRVIRETIGKDLPKGFQRSEFLLEHGFLDFIVDRRELKSKIASLLSMLGF, encoded by the coding sequence ATGGCTTGGTTTAATAGAAAAGACAAAGGAATACAGACGCCTACATCGGACAAAAAAGATTTGCCGGAAGGATTATGGTACAAGTCACCAAGTGGAAAAATTCTGCATACACGCGAATTGCAGCAGAATGCTTATGTATGTCCTGATGATAATTACCACGTGAGAATAGGCTCCAAGGAGTATTTTGAAATATTGTTTGACAACGACGAATTCGAGGAATTGGATGCTGAGATGAGTTCTGCGAATCCGCTTGAGTTCCAAGACACAAAACCTTATCCTAAGAGAATCGAAGCTTCTCAGAAGAAAACAGGACTTAAGGATGCTGTAAGAACAGGCGTTGGCAAAGTAAATGGCCATGACTTGGTGGTGTCTTGCATGGATTTTAGCTTTATTGGCGGATCTATGGGATCTGTTGTTGGAGAGAAGATTGCTAGAGGTATCGAGTACTCTTTGAAAAACAATATACCGTTTATGATGATTTCAAAGTCGGGAGGAGCTCGTATGATGGAAGCAGGACTTTCATTGATGCAGATGGCTAAAACTTCAGCGAAGCTTGCTCAGCTTAGCGAAGCGAAGATCCCTTATATTTCTTTGATGACTGACCCTACGACGGGTGGAGTTACAGCTTCATACGCTATGTTGGGTGACTTCAATATCGCAGAGCCTAACGCTTTGATCGGATTTGCTGGTCCAAGGGTGATCAGAGAAACAATAGGAAAAGATCTTCCAAAAGGTTTCCAAAGATCGGAATTCTTGTTGGAGCATGGATTTTTGGATTTCATAGTTGACAGAAGAGAGTTGAAATCAAAAATAGCTTCATTGCTATCTATGCTGGGATTTTAG